TGCTTCGAGATCTCCAGGTCCTCTGGTGTCATCACGATCATGattgtctcttcttcctcggcgtCGACGTACTCAACGACACCAGACTTCACCAAACCATCCCAACCAAAGTAACGCTCCCTGCGGTCTTCTGGATCCAGATCGGGGGGCAAGTCCTTGTCTTGCTCCAGTTTGCGGATGTGCTCCTTGTTGAGCACCAGTGAGCCACAGTTCTCGCTCTTGGGATCATTGTCGACGACGTACAGTGGCCGACACACACGTCCAGCATCGGTAAAGATCTTGAACTCTCGCTCACGAATATCACGAATCAAACTGACCTCGTGCGAGATCATGTTCCGGCGACGGAGAGAGAGCATGGTGTTCACCAGATGCGCAGGATCTCTATGAATACCCACCCAAACACCGTTGACAAACACCTTGGTCGCATTTGGCGTCACCTGCGGCTCGAATTCTTCGAGGACTTCCATGTTGCGTTGAATCATGAAATCAATAATGGGCTCACTAGGCGTACCAACAGTGATGTAGCACATGAGCGCCAAGTTCTTGACCAGACCACAAGCCTGACCTTCAGGGGTTTCAGCTGGACAAACCAGACCCCAATGGGTGTTGTGGAGCTGACGAGGTTTGGCGATCTTACCGTCTCGACCAATTGGTGTATTGGTACGACGAAGGTGGGACAACGTAGAGGCGTAGGTATAACGACTGAGCACTTGAGATACACCAGCCTTGGCGCTggctgccttcttctgctctcccCAGTTACCCGTAGCAAGAGCGTACTTCAGACCTCCTGTCAAGGTGCTGGCCTTGATACCAATGTTCAAGTAGATCTCCCTGTTCGTCTCCACGCATCTTTGCACGTACCGCTGAAGGTCACGGGTGACACGAGTGAACAGAACTCGGAAGAGGTTTGCAAGAAGAGGACCAGCCAAGTCGAGACGCTTCTTACCGAAGTGATCACGATCATCGACATCACGACGGCCCAAGGCACACTGCAGAAGTCTGTGCACCATGTaacccaagaagaaggctttcCGGGTCTCACTACCTTCGCTCTGAGAAATGTGGGGAAGGAACTCCTTTTGCATGATTTCGCGTGCGTATCTGACACGACGCTCGTGGTTCATACTAGACTGAGAAGAACCACGCTTGGCAATGAAATCCAGCGCCACCTCACGGTCCTGGATAACGAAACCTTCCTCAATACAAGGCTTCAGCATCTCCAACATCGGTGTGTCATTCCGGTCGTAGCAAATGTGGTTCAGAATATCTTCATCAGAAACCACACCGAGGGCTCTGAAAACGACGACGATGGGGATGTCGGTCTTCACGTAAGGCAAAGTCGACCGAATTGTAGGACCAAATCCACCCTTGGCACTGTCACCCTTGGCAAACAGCTTCAGGGACAACTGAGAAAGAAGTCGTGATCCCTTCTCGACAGCACTCCGAATTTCCGCGACATAGGGCGTGGGACTAGGCGGTGCCTTTTTGAAGACTTGAACCGTGTTTCCAGCACTGCGCTCTTGGGCGATCAACACCTTTTCACTTCCGTTGATAATGAAATAACCACCAGAGTCGTAAGGGCACTCGTTCCAGTTGTAAAGAGCTTGCTCGCTCAAATCCTTGAGGATACAGTACTTGGACTTGAGCATGATTGGCATCTTTCCAATGAAAACggtctcctccttcgcctggTCAGCAGGCagctccttctgctcccaCTGCAGGTAAGTCCCGTGAGCTTTTCTATCCTCATTCGATTCACCcatatcatcctcatctcggTCCGCGACCAGACGTTCACGACCTTCCATAATCTTCTTCGTAACACCGAGATAAAGGGGACTAGCGTATGTAAGATTACGCAAGCGAGCCTCCTGGGGCAACATGATAGTGGTCGCACCATCACCCTCAGTCACGGACGGTCGAGAGAGCATGACGGTTCCAAACTTCAGCTCGTATCGGCGGACAACCACGGGATCGACTTCATCTtcggagggagggagagtttGATCGAGTGTTACTTGGCCTTGttcctccaccagctcctgcaTTGTCGAGGAGATAAATTCATCGAAAGAGTCCAGCTGTTGTGACACTAGACCCTTGGTGTCGAAGAAGGACGAAATGACCGTCCAGCAATCCTCCGAGGTGATGCCCTCGTCCATATCGTCGTAGTACTCATCCTCGTAAGCATCTTCGTAGTCGGCCATCTTGGCGGATATGGGTCGTAAACGCAATGAAAAACCGCTGTCGATAGGACAATGAGCGCAAAGGGCGCGACGCGCTCGGCGGAAAAGATCCCACTCGAGGTTGTTGGACGACTGGCGTAAGTAGAATGCAGCGAAGCAATCGTCCTAGATGTGACAGGTGAGGCCAATAAGCCGGAAGCCtcagatggatggaagaaagagagatccCAGGCCACCGGTGATGCTGGTGAAGGGAGCAGCTGGGGTGCTTCGACTCTCTCCGGGCGCTGATGGATCTTGCCTTGGAAAGAGCCGCCACTAGCCTCGACCGCCTTCTGGCGCTAAGCTGTGAGCTAGTCCTGATTGGTAAATCACGTGATATGTGAAACAATTCACGCTGCTGGTAATACTTCACTTTTTACTCACATTATTAACTATTACTGTGAACATTTACGAAAGGAATCAATGACAAGAATTGGTGCAGTATGGTACGCGATATGTTATTATACACAATGATTACAGGAACTGTAGAAGCGtttccagcatctccttACTATCCTTCTCGCCGGGCTCATCCTCAGAGAGCCCTTCCATTTGCTCTGTTCATTCATTTAGCACAAGATCCAGACGGTATAGAAGGCGTGGGGGCCAGAACTTACCCTGTAAGGTTCGTCTAATCAGTGACAAATCTTCGTCGCGGTCAGCCAGAAGGGACAcaatcttcttttttgccCCGTCATCTTCGGCCACCAACCAGGCCAAAATGACATCAATAAGCTTTGGGTACTGTTAGTTTGTACTGCAGCAACGGGGTATTCCGGAGAGCAAACCTGTAAAGAAAATAGACCGGCATCGAATCGCCTGGACAACCACTCGGCCGCCATGATCTCTTGTTCCTCTTCCGTGAAGTTCTTTCGTTCTTTCTCGATAGCTTGCTCGACCGGTGTCACTCGTTGGGCATACTCCCGGCGCAACTTGATGAGCTTTTCGATCTTCTCGTAGTCCTTCTCCATAAACTTGGCTAGTGTACGAATCCGTGGTGCGGAACCGCCCGGAAGTAAGCGCAGCAGCGAAGCGAAAATGCCCAGCAGATGCTCGGTCGTTTCATTGTCTTGCTATAGGGGTTTAGCTCTAGCCCATATTCTATGATATCGGTGACACATACCTTCTTTTTGAACATCCCAAATACTGTACTCAAGCATGCTGCTTCAACAAAGCGTTCACATGCAGGAGCGCCTGCCATGCCTCCTAGGGCATGGTCCAGGAGTCGTAGAGCCCGTTGCTTGCTGAACTTGCCCTCCTTCAACATGATTTGCGCAAGCTCAACACCTTCAGCTTCCAGGAATTTTTCCTTGCCGTAATCCTCGTTCACAAGGTAGTTCAAGCTGCCAAACAAGTTCTCCACatattcctcttcgtcggaaTCTTTTTCGGGATCACGCTTGCGGTATGCACTAAGCAATTGCAGGAGaatctcaacaccatccaggCTGACGACCTTCTCCCTGTTCTTGGGAGTTGATTGTAGCAGAATGGCAAGTATTTCTGCTGCATATTGCTGGTTTTGAGTCACTggcctttccttcttctgtaTACGAGCGATAAGCCAAGGTAACAGGTTGGGGTCTTGCCCTATCTTCTCTGCGATGGACGTTTGCGAAGCAATGTTTTCCAAGACGTCTACAATGTAATCAGTATACCTGTCGCGTACTTTATCCGGGATAACTCACTTAGTACGTAGTACACGCCTGCCCTATCGACCTCGGACTCTTCGTCAAGTCGCGAAAGGTTTTGCGCCAAGAGCTCGATAAGTTCGGCATCCAACTGGACCAGTAAGCATTCGTTTAAACAATACTCGGGAACATGTATACCATTGCGTTCACCAAACTGTCCCATTGTTCTTGTTCGGcctccacatcttcatccgtcAACTCGCCAATGATCTGGATCACATCAATTGCAATATCGGCATTCTCGTGTGAAAGCAGCGACATAAGCGAGCCTACACAGCCCAGCTTTGCGAATTcgctatataaatatgaattctcggagaggatggagaggctCTTGATTTCGGTATCGAGATCTGCTTCCGAGGCCATGAATCTAGGTATATCAGCATAATTGTTCATATCAGTATCTACCTTGCGCACACATACTTTTGAGGATCATTTTCAAACTTTCCGCGCAATTCGGCGTTCTTCGagattttcttttcgaaGTTGAGGGCGAAACGTCGCAGCCAGGTAACGTCGAACTTCTCTGGCTATAGCTACTTCAGCAAACGAGCCCACGGAGCACAGCGAATAACAATTCCTTACCGCAACATCTGCTTCCTCGTGTTGATCGATATATTGCATAGCCTCCGCCGTTTGACGCTccatgccgccgccgaagaagcgtccttcttcgtcatctgggATATCCTCGGCGTCGAAATCGGGAGGTAGTTCAGGACCCGCgtagccatcatcctcgtcgcccTCATCCTCTACCATGGGCGCCTTTCCTTTTGATTTCACATCACCATCCGCATCTAGTTTAGCAGCTTTGTAGAGCTCGTCTTGGTCGCAAGTCAGCCGCTGTCGGTCAAGTTGGACGTGAAGGAGATGAACGCACTCGGGTCTTTCGCGGAATCTAGTTTGCGCTTGGCACTTGCTGCCGAGGAGGGTTTCTAGATTGTCAGCGCTATTATAACAAGTCACTTCATAGATAGTTTACCTTGAAGAGCTCATCGATGCTCGTCATGGTCGCGGCTTGCGCAGCTGGAGAGGCAGAGCGGAAAAGCACTTCAGacccaaccaccaacacGGATTTAAATAAGGGCCAATAGAGCAGAGAAAGGCGACTCTGCAGAGGAAATATCGCCTATGAATTGATTGATATAGATGCCTTCTTGCGGACCTCTTTTCGATCAACTGGTCGCGCAGCAGGTCCGAAGAAGATACGGGAACCGCGATAAGCTAAAAGTGCAGCCGCCAAGGACCGAAAGATTTCTCGGAGTTCTCATCATTCCCGGCCTCACCCTGCCATCGACCATCGTCATTCTCGCTGTCAATACACCCTTTTATCTCAAGGACATCACCTATCCTACATCTTTAATACATCTTCAAAATGGTTCCCAGACAGCGTGTCGTCTCTGGCCGTCAGCAGAAGAGCTTCTTCAGCACTGCCTATGACGAAGTCACCCACCCCGAGAATGCTACCATTGTGAGAAGCGTTCTGGTCTTCGGCGTAAGTTCTCCAATTCTGGCGAGATCTGTACAGGCTGTACAATATCAAGGATGATCTAATACCAATGTGTGTACAGGCCGGCGTCGCTTTCCTCTACAGCAGCCTCAGcgagctcctccttcctccgtaAGTCGAGACTCGATCCCATCCATCGCAGTCACTGGAATGAATTTCGGCAATCGAGAAACTATTACTGACGGAAGAAGTATGTAAACGGATCTTCGCACGTTCGTCCGCATGTCCCTATGATCTGAAATTATCGGCTGTCTCGAAGGGTCGTTGATGTCGATCACGAAACGCGGACAAAATttcctacttcttcctctgaATTCGATTCTAATGAATACGTGTATTATACTGTGTGCTTCATGGGCATATATGGGCTTCAACGTTATGTGGCTAGGCTTGTCATCCGGGTCCGTGAAGGATCAACATTATGTGGCGTTGGAATAGATATGATCTCCGGAACATTTCCCGGTCTCTCCTCCGCATAATTGCATATGCTTTACAGGGCTTTTGCTCTGTAGTTGTCTTATTTCTTCATATCTCATCGCTGGTCAGGTAACTCAGGGCCTTTGTAGATGGTCGCATTTGTGAATGTCGATTGAACAGTCAGTAGCGGTGGTTCCAGTGTAATGTTATGGCTTTTGAATGAAGGACATGCTCGTGGTGGGAGCCGAACAAAGATGTAGTCGTAAGCCAAGTATATCAATTGATGGGATATTCAGCAATCATTCGCCGGTGAGGTGGGCTCCTCTTTTCTGCAGAATGCAATGCTATAAAATGGCAATGCCAAGACTTATAGTCGCCCTGTTGAATGTATTTAGTCCGAAGAAACAACACCAGTGAGCAGTCaaatgcctgaggcatcaagGCGGCAATATGACCGCCGGGGCGCTAAGACGAAGTTCTGGGCAGCGAGTATCTTCCATTCAACATCGCTCCACTCAATAGTACCCAACAATCCAGCGTATCAGCGAATAAACTCTCTCCTATAACAGGGCTTATTTAAGCGGCTAGCATTTGATATGCTATCAAATTGGCGGGGAAGCCCGCAATAGTCCCCACATCCGGCCGGGTCCCGAACACCGCCTTCTTTAGTGCTGGGGGGAAGACAGTCCATGGCTGTCTATTACCAACCAACCCCGGACGGAAGACACGGCAACGATAGGCAACTGCTAACTTCCGACCCTCTCATGCTGAATGTGATCTCCTGCACAGCTGCCAATGCCGttggctttgcttttttacTAGCATGTTGACCGCCAAGCGCAAGCCGTCAAGTGCGGACTTGGGAGATGATAGGCCCGTGGCGAAGAGAAGTAACAGCCTGAGCCACAATGCTCATGCGCCTTGGTTGCAAGACTCCAGACCTTCTCGGGGCTGGCGGACTCTGGGAGATCGTGGGGTACGGACTTCGCTGCCTCTAGAAAATATGGTCTCGACTGTGCGGGATCTCATTGACCCTGATTTCGACCCTCTTATTGCTCTTCTAGACGATGAGCCGCGCTTCTTAAAGCCTCTCCCGTCTCGCATACCGCCAGAAGACCTAGAATTCTTGCGATTTCGGGAGGCTTTGTCGATCCCAGAGAGCGGTCTGCGGAATGAGCTGCTGCGATGCTATATCAAATGGGTGCATAGCTTCATGCCGGTCTTGAATCTACAGGAATTCCTCCGATGCGTCGCGGAAAATGACCCCAACGGTAATATTAGTCTCCTGCTGTTTCAAGCAGTCATGTTCGTGGCGACAGCCTTCATCGACCTGCATCATTTGCAGGCCGCTGGGTATGCCACTCGGAAAATTGCCCGTAATGTTTTCTTTACGCGATTAAGGGTATGTCTCGCTTGATAGTTCATCCGTGTCTTTAGCTA
The window above is part of the Aspergillus luchuensis IFO 4308 DNA, chromosome 8, nearly complete sequence genome. Proteins encoded here:
- the RPB2 gene encoding DNA-directed RNA polymerase II subunit RPB2 (COG:K;~EggNog:ENOG410PIQ7;~InterPro:IPR007120,IPR007121,IPR037034,IPR037033, IPR015712,IPR014724,IPR007642,IPR007641,IPR007647, IPR007646,IPR007645,IPR007644;~PFAM:PF04561,PF00562,PF04567,PF04566,PF04563, PF04565,PF04560;~go_function: GO:0003677 - DNA binding [Evidence IEA];~go_function: GO:0003899 - DNA-directed 5'-3' RNA polymerase activity [Evidence IEA];~go_function: GO:0032549 - ribonucleoside binding [Evidence IEA];~go_process: GO:0006351 - transcription, DNA-templated [Evidence IEA]) — its product is MADYEDAYEDEYYDDMDEGITSEDCWTVISSFFDTKGLVSQQLDSFDEFISSTMQELVEEQGQVTLDQTLPPSEDEVDPVVVRRYELKFGTVMLSRPSVTEGDGATTIMLPQEARLRNLTYASPLYLGVTKKIMEGRERLVADRDEDDMGESNEDRKAHGTYLQWEQKELPADQAKEETVFIGKMPIMLKSKYCILKDLSEQALYNWNECPYDSGGYFIINGSEKVLIAQERSAGNTVQVFKKAPPSPTPYVAEIRSAVEKGSRLLSQLSLKLFAKGDSAKGGFGPTIRSTLPYVKTDIPIVVVFRALGVVSDEDILNHICYDRNDTPMLEMLKPCIEEGFVIQDREVALDFIAKRGSSQSSMNHERRVRYAREIMQKEFLPHISQSEGSETRKAFFLGYMVHRLLQCALGRRDVDDRDHFGKKRLDLAGPLLANLFRVLFTRVTRDLQRYVQRCVETNREIYLNIGIKASTLTGGLKYALATGNWGEQKKAASAKAGVSQVLSRYTYASTLSHLRRTNTPIGRDGKIAKPRQLHNTHWGLVCPAETPEGQACGLVKNLALMCYITVGTPSEPIIDFMIQRNMEVLEEFEPQVTPNATKVFVNGVWVGIHRDPAHLVNTMLSLRRRNMISHEVSLIRDIREREFKIFTDAGRVCRPLYVVDNDPKSENCGSLVLNKEHIRKLEQDKDLPPDLDPEDRRERYFGWDGLVKSGVVEYVDAEEEETIMIVMTPEDLEISKQLQAGYALPEEELHDPNKRVRSILSQKAHTWTHCEIHPSMILGVCASIIPFPDHNQSPRNTYQSAMGKQAMGVFLTNFDQRMETMANILYYPQKPLATTRSMEFLRFRELPAGQNAIVAIACYSGYNQEDSVIMNQSSIDRGLFRSLFYRTYTDSEKMVGLTVVERFEKPMRSDTIGMRKGTYDKLDEDGIIAPGVRVSGEDIIIGKTAPLAPEAEELGQRTKAHTKLDVSTPLRSTENGIVDQVLVSTSNDDLKFVKVRMRTTKIPQIGDKFASRHGQKGTIGITYRQEDMPFTREGVCPDLIINPHAIPSRMTIAHLIECQLSKVSSLRGFEGDATPFTDVTVDSISRLLREHGYQSRGFEVMYNGHTGRKLVAQVFLGPTYYQRLRHMVDDKIHARARGPTQILTRQPVEGRARDGGLRFGEMERDCMIAHGASAFLKERLFDVSDPFRVHICDDCGLMTPVAKLKKGLFECRLCNNKHRISQVHIPYAAKLLFQELASMNIAARMFTNRSGVSVR
- a CDS encoding beta-catenin-like protein 1 (COG:S;~EggNog:ENOG410PI7N;~InterPro:IPR016024,IPR011989,IPR013180,IPR039678;~PFAM:PF08216), which codes for MTSIDELFKKPSSAASAKRKLDSAKDPNELYKAAKLDADGDVKSKGKAPMVEDEGDEDDGYAGPELPPDFDAEDIPDDEEGRFFGGGMERQTAEAMQYIDQHEEADVAPEKFDVTWLRRFALNFEKKISKNAELRGKFENDPQKFMASEADLDTEIKSLSILSENSYLYSEFAKLGCVGSLMSLLSHENADIAIDVIQIIGELTDEDVEAEQEQWDSLVNAMLDAELIELLAQNLSRLDEESEVDRAGVYYVLNVLENIASQTSIAEKIGQDPNLLPWLIARIQKKERPVTQNQQYAAEILAILLQSTPKNREKVVSLDGVEILLQLLSAYRKRDPEKDSDEEEYVENLFGSLNYLVNEDYGKEKFLEAEGVELAQIMLKEGKFSKQRALRLLDHALGGMAGAPACERFVEAACLSTVFGMFKKKQDNETTEHLLGIFASLLRLLPGGSAPRIRTLAKFMEKDYEKIEKLIKLRREYAQRVTPVEQAIEKERKNFTEEEQEIMAAEWLSRRFDAGLFSLQLIDVILAWLVAEDDGAKKKIVSLLADRDEDLSLIRRTLQEQMEGLSEDEPGEKDSKEMLETLLQFL
- a CDS encoding putative TOM core complex subunit Tom6 (COG:S;~EggNog:ENOG410PTJ0;~InterPro:IPR020266;~PFAM:PF17112;~TransMembrane:1 (o32-55i);~go_component: GO:0005742 - mitochondrial outer membrane translocase complex [Evidence IEA];~go_process: GO:0030150 - protein import into mitochondrial matrix [Evidence IEA]), which encodes MVPRQRVVSGRQQKSFFSTAYDEVTHPENATIVRSVLVFGAGVAFLYSSLSELLLPPM